One Candidatus Polarisedimenticolaceae bacterium genomic window, CTCGACGTTGCGCGCGGCGCCGAAGAAGCGCTTGGGCTTCTGGAGCGCGGCCGCGTCGATGCCCCCGGACATGATCCGGCCGGTCGTCGGCTGCACCGCGTTGTAGGCGCGCGCCAGGCGCGTGACCGAGTCGAGGAGGAGCACGACGTCGCGCTTGGCCTCCACGAGCCGCTTGCAGCGCTCGAGGACCATCTCGGCGACCTGGACGTGGCGCTGGGCGGTCTCGTCGAAGGTCGACCAGATGACCTCCCCCTTGACCGTGCGGCGCATGTCGGTGACCTCCTCGGGACGTTCGTCCACGAGGAGGACGATCAGGACCATCTCGGGGTGGTTCACCGCGATCGAGTTCGCGATGTGCTGGAGCATCATCGTCTTCCCCGTCCGCGGCGGGGAGACGATCAGCCCGCGCTGGCCGCGGCCGAGCGGGGTCATGAGATCGATCACGCGCCCCGTGACGTCGGGGCCGGCGGTCTCGACGCGGATCTTCCCCTCCGGATAAAGCGGCGTCAGGTTGTCGAAGGTCTTCCGGCCGCGGATCGTCTCGGGGTGGAGGCCGTTCACCGCGTCCAGGCGCGCGAGGGCGAAGTAGCGCTCCCCCGGCTTGGGCGGTCTCACCTGCCCCACGACGTGGTCGCCGGTGGTGAGGCCGAAGCGCCGGATCTGGTTCGGCGAGACGTAGACGTCGTCGGGGCCGGGAAGGTAGGACAGCTCGCGGGCCCGCAGGAAGCCGTACCCGTCGGAGAGCTTCTCGAGGACCCCCTCGCAGAGGATCGCCCCGCCCGAGCCCGCCTGGGCCTGCAGGATCCGGTAGAGCAGCTCCTGCCTGCGCAGCGTGCCCGCCCCTTCGAC contains:
- the rho gene encoding transcription termination factor Rho; protein product: MNVMDMRELKAMDAGQLVRIASGFEVEGAGTLRRQELLYRILQAQAGSGGAILCEGVLEKLSDGYGFLRARELSYLPGPDDVYVSPNQIRRFGLTTGDHVVGQVRPPKPGERYFALARLDAVNGLHPETIRGRKTFDNLTPLYPEGKIRVETAGPDVTGRVIDLMTPLGRGQRGLIVSPPRTGKTMMLQHIANSIAVNHPEMVLIVLLVDERPEEVTDMRRTVKGEVIWSTFDETAQRHVQVAEMVLERCKRLVEAKRDVVLLLDSVTRLARAYNAVQPTTGRIMSGGIDAAALQKPKRFFGAARNVEEGGSLTIMATALIDTGSRMDDVIFEEFKGTGNMEINLDRRLADRRVFPAIDLQHSGTRKEELLLSKQELDRAWVLRKVLQQMSPVEAMELLRDKMLKTKDNAEFLSSMAG